Genomic segment of Streptomyces zhihengii:
TCGTTCTTGCGGAGGAACGAGGTGAGGTCCTGCGCGGTCTTGGTGGTGGAGCCGTACAGCGTGGCGAGTTCGGCCTGCTGGTCGGCGACGGTGCTGCTGGTGACGGTGAAGTCGGTCAGGGCGTCGAGGATGCCGGGCGCGGTGTCCGCGTAGAGGTGGCTGACCTCGACGAGCTGGGTGATGTCCCGGTTGAGGACCGGCAGATGGGGGTTGAGCCGTTCCAGGTGCCCTTCGAGGGTCTCCAGGGTGCTGCCGAGCTGGTCCCCGCGGCCCTGGAGGGCCTGGGCGACGGCGGTGAGGGTGGCGGAGAGCTTCTCCGGCTTCACCGCGGTGAGCAGCGGGAGCACGTTGTCGAGGACCTGCTCCAGTTCGATGGCGTTGCCGGTGCGGTCCTGGGTGATGGTGTCGCCGGCCTTCAGGGTGTCCGCGGTGGTGCTGTGCGCGGGCGGCACCAGGGCCACGAACCGGGCTCCGAACAGGGTGGTCGGCAGCATCTGCGCCGTCACGTCGGCGGGGACGCGGTCGAGTTCGCCGGGCTTGACGGCGAGGGTGAGCCGGGCGCCCCGCCCGTCGGCGGCGATGTCGCGGACCTCGCCGACGACGACTCCGCGCAGCTTCACCTCGGCGCCCTTGTGCATCTCGTTGCCGACGGCCCCGGTGAGCACGGTGACGGTGGCGTCGTCGCTGAACTGCTTGCCGTACACGGCGACGGACAGCCACACCAGCAGCACGGGCAGCAGGAGGAACACCACGCCCGCGAGGCGGCGTCGGA
This window contains:
- a CDS encoding MCE family protein, which codes for MNTQKIRRRLAGVVFLLLPVLLVWLSVAVYGKQFSDDATVTVLTGAVGNEMHKGAEVKLRGVVVGEVRDIAADGRGARLTLAVKPGELDRVPADVTAQMLPTTLFGARFVALVPPAHSTTADTLKAGDTITQDRTGNAIELEQVLDNVLPLLTAVKPEKLSATLTAVAQALQGRGDQLGSTLETLEGHLERLNPHLPVLNRDITQLVEVSHLYADTAPGILDALTDFTVTSSTVADQQAELATLYGSTTKTAQDLTSFLRKNENNLIRLAAASRDTLELLAEYSPSFPCTLRTLAGFVPAMDKALGKGTDQPGLHVTVTSVPSLGKYVPGRDTPVYDATGGPHCYTVPYTGRPAPAAADAASESLGLPNSPQENQLVNELLAPGLGTAPAELPDWSSVLTGPVLRGTEVTLK